The following proteins are co-located in the Vigna unguiculata cultivar IT97K-499-35 chromosome 9, ASM411807v1, whole genome shotgun sequence genome:
- the LOC114163305 gene encoding aldehyde dehydrogenase family 7 member A1 codes for MGSESKSFDFLKEIGLGSSNIGSYVNGQWKASGSSVTSVNPSNNQTIAEVTEATLQDYEEGLQACSEAAKTWMTIPAPKRGEIVRQIGEALRAKLDPLGRLVSLEMGKILAEGIGEVQEIIDMCDYAVGLSRQLNGSIIPSERPDHMMFEVWNPLGIVGVITAFNFPCAVLGWNACIALVCGNCVVWKGAPTTPLITIAVTKLVAEVLEKNNLPGAIFTSFCGGADIGQAIAKDTRIPLVSFTGSTKVGLMVQQTVSERFGKCLLELSGNNAIIVMDDADIKLAVRSILFAAVGTAGQRCTTCRRLFLHESIYTNVLDQLVGLYKQVKIGNPLEKGTLVGPLHTRTSVENFQKGISTIKSQGGKILTGGSVLESEGNFVQPTIVEISADAPVVKEELFGPVLYVMKFQTLEEAIALNNSVPQGLSSSIFTQRPGTIFKWIGPRGSDCGIVNANIPTNGAEIGGAFGGEKATGGGREAGSDSWKQYMRRSTCTINYGSELPLAQGINFG; via the exons ATGGGTTCTGAAAGCAAGAGCTTCGACTTTTTGAAGGAGATCGGGTTGGGTTCCTCCAATATTGGCTCTTATGTTAATGGCCAATGGAAAGCCTCTGGTTCATCTGTCACGTCTGTTAACCCTTCTAACAATCAG ACCATAGCTGAAGTGACTGAAGCTACTTTGCAAGATTATGAGGAGGGTTTGCAAGCTTGCAGTGAAGCAGCAAAGACATGGATGAcg ATTCCGGCACCAAAGAGGGGTGAGATTGTGAGACAGATTGGTGAAGCTTTGAGGGCCAAATTGGATCCTCTGGGTAGGCTGGTGTCTCTTGAGATGGGAAAAATTCTTGCAGAAGGAATTGGGGAAGTTCAG GAAATTATTGATATGTGTGATTACGCTGTTGGGCTAAGCCGACAATTGAATGGATCAATAATACCATCAGAAC GTCCAGATCACATGATGTTTGAG GTATGGAACCCCCTAGGAATAGTTGGTGTAATCACTGCTTTCAACTTTCCATGCGCGGTTCTAG GATGGAATGCTTGCATTGCGTTGGTATGTGGCAACTGTGTTGTGTG GAAGGGTGCTCCAACAACTCCTTTGATAACTATTGCTGTGACAAAGCTAGTCGCTGAAGTTCTTGAGAAGAACAACTTACCCGGTGCAATATTCACATCTTTCTGTGGAGGTGCTGACATTGGTCAGGCAATAGCAAAAGACACACGCATTCCCCTGGTTTCATTTACTGGAAGTACAAAG GTTGGCTTGATGGTCCAGCAAACAGTGAGTGAGAGATTTGGCAAATGCTTGCTTGAGTTAAGTGGAAACAATGCAATAATAGTGATGGATGATGCAGACATTAAACTTGCTGTTCGTTCTATTTTGTTTGCTGCTGTGGGTACTGCTGGTCAGCGGTGTACAACCTGCCGGAGACTG TTTTTGCACGAGAGTATTTACACAAATGTACTAGACCAACTTGTTGGGCTCTACAAACAAGTCAAGATAGGGAACCCCTTGGAGAAGGGGACTCTAGTTGGGCCATTGCATACTCGTACTTCCGTGGAAAACTTTCAGAAGGGTATTTCAACCATAAAATCCCAG GGAGGGAAGATCTTAACAGGTGGATCTGTATTAGAGTCTGAAGGAAATTTTGTACAACCAACAATTGTTGAGATTTCTGCAGATGCTCCTGTAGTTAAAGAAGAATTGTTTGGTCCAGTTCTTtatgtcatgaaatttcag ACTCTGGAAGAAGCAATTGCCTTGAACAATTCTGTACCTCAAGGATTAAGTAGTTCAATCTTTACACAAAGACCTGGAACTATATTCAAATGGATCGG GCCACGAGGTAGTGATTGTGGTATAGTGAATGCAAATATACCTACAAATGGAGCTGAGATTGGTGGTGCCTTTGGTGGGGAAAAGGCTACTGGTGGTGGTCGTGAAGCAGGAAGTGACTCATGGAAGCAATACATGCGTCGTTCTACATG TACCATCAACTATGGAAGTGAACTACCGTTGGCTCAGGGAATTAACTTTGGCTAG
- the LOC114162950 gene encoding tetratricopeptide repeat protein 27-like produces the protein MDTNVVEEEAVAIRGYELRLIRCTLNSEQPQQVCALQKRDSLDDSIKHLLNLIQCGSYIQALTSKPSFHLVFRLAALDSPPLSDPDHLYPLLVDRAECFITAAASDAVEQRRRGMLVTCIAVAAFLGFTQANFTGPLKGAELPRCPLRLDGDDEERDNWARNELISAGSDLVGKFSNLQYIVFAKMLLIRVKDLGVEMKSLWWWLARVLVVQQRVLNERCSSLSDLLHLYMGEALQTFGCREQVESYWQDDLHDGESSDIVSVIHLEAGIIEYVYGRVDSCRMHFKSAEMAAGLQLSLTGVLGFRTEHQVEPKAQMVLVTNTGSSNNVDENCPLTNTGIQTCDSNKGEDDWNLNQHEASEASPVLRIPKLLENNDENGGHVTATLTATQQAVILAFCILIEIKISPHRDELQLWEMAPYIEAIDSQNFFYFTIRCLSDFLRIRWESSDSRPRTQQRALLMMDNLVKHIYEPSPAIADRIAFSYAVYMPSIPELKKKYGSLLKECHLIGEAAKEFEELELWYNLIECYSSMGKKAEAVELIKKRLLETPNDPSLWCSLGDITENDACFEKALEVSNNRSYTAKRSMAKSAYKRGDYYTSIILWDSAIAMNSMDSEGWFGLGKAALKAPETGKALDAFTRVIQLDPENENAWNNIACLQTMKKRGKEAFITLKEALKFKQNSLHLWERYSLVAVEIGNISQALEGVQTMLDISNNKKVDSELLERITGEVEKRVLASVGGRSRETEQLLVLLGKVLQQIVKYGSGFESDIWGLYAKWHKMNGDLMMSSEALLKQVRSLQGSDTWKDQDRFKKFAKSSLDLCQVYMDMFSSSSGSSKQLSTAELHLKNVIRQAQSCFSDTQEFRDLQACYDEVKIKLQSNSINA, from the exons ATGGACACGAATGTAGTCGAAGAAGAAGCAGTTGCAATTCGCGGCTATGAACTTCGCCTCATTCGTTGCACCCTCAATTCTGAGCAACCACAACAAGTTTGCGCCTTGCAGAAACGTGATTCTTTGGATGATTCCATCAAGCACCTCTTGAATTTGATTCAGTGTGGCAGTTATATTCAAGCACTCACCTCCAAACCCTCCTTTCACCTTGTTTTCCGACTGGCCGCCCTTGACTCACCGCCACTCAGCGATCCCGATCACCTCTATCCTCTGTTGGTTGATCGCGCCGAGTGCTTCATCACCGCCGCAGCCAGCGACGCCGTTGAACAGCGACGTAGGGGCATGCTTGTCACGTGCATCGCAGTGGCCGCATTTCTAGGCTTCACTCAAGCCAATTTCACCGG ACCCTTGAAAGGCGCAGAGCTACCGAGATGTCCTCTGCGTTTGGATGGTGATGACGAAGAACGAGACAATTGGGCGCGGAATGAACTTATATCTGCTGGTTCTGACTTGGTTGGGAAGTTCTCCAATCTTCAG TATATAGTTTTTGCGAAGATGTTGCTTATTCGTGTGAAGGATTTAGGCGTTGAGATGAAAAGCCTTTGGTGGTGGCTTGCGCGGGTTTTGGTTGTTCAACAGAGGGTTTTGAATGAGCGGTGTTCCTCCTTGTCTGATCTCTTGCATTTGTATATGGGTGAAGCTTTGCAGACGTTTGGTTGTCGCGAACAAGTTGAGAGTTATTGGCAGGATGACTTACACGATGGAGAGAGCTCAGACATCGTCTCTGTGATTCATTTGGAGGCTGGAATTATTGAATATGTTTATGGACGGGTTGACTCTTGCAG GATGCATTTTAAATCAGCTGAGATGGCAGCTGGGCTTCAGCTTTCACTCACTGGTGTACTTGGTTTCCGTACTGAACACCAG GTGGAACCAAAGGCACAGATGGTACTCGTTACCAACACAGGTTCATCAAATAATGTGGATGAAAACTGTCCCTTAACGAATACCGGTATCCAAACATGTGATTCCAACAAAGGTGAAGATGATTGGAATTTGAATCAGCATGAAGCCTCTGAAGCATCTCCCGTACTTAGAATACCCAAGTTGTTAGAAAACAACGATGAAAATGGTGGCCATGTTACTGCTACTTTGACAGCAACTCAACAAGCTGTAATTCTGGCATTTTGCATTTTGATCGAGATCAAGATCTCCCCACACCGTGATGAGTTGCAAC TATGGGAAATGGCACCTTACATTGAAGCAATTGATTCCCAGAACTTCTTTTACTTTACT ATCAGGTGTTTATCGGATTTTTTGCGTATTCGATGGGAGTCATCTGATAGCCGTCCCCGAACTCAGCAGCGTGCCTTGCTGATGATGGATAACTTG GTTAAACATATTTACGAGCCTTCTCCAGCAATAGCTGATAGAATTGCTTTTAGTTATGCTGTTTATATGCCTAGTATTCCTGAATTGAAGAA gaAATATGGGTCACTTTTGAAAGAATGCCATTTGATAGGGGAGGCAGCGAAGGAGTTTGAAGAATTAGAATTATGGTATAATCTAATAGAGTGTTACAG TTCCATGGGGAAGAAAGCAGAAGCTGTTGAACTCATCAAGAAGAGACTTTTGGAAACACCAAATGACCCCAGCTTATG GTGTTCCCTGGGTGACATTACAGAGAATGATGCATGCTTCGAGAAAGCTCTGGAAGTTTCAAACAATAGATCTTATACAGCAAAG CGTTCTATGGCTAAAAGTGCATACAAAAGAGGAGACTATTACACGTCTATAATTTTGTG GGATTCTGCAATTGCAATGAACTCAATGGACTCTGAAGGTTGGTTTGGACTTGGGAAAGCTGCATTGAAG GCTCCAGAGACAGGAAAGGCTCTGGATGCGTTTACTCGCGTAATTCAACTTGACCCTGAAAATGAGAATGCTTGGAATAACATTGCATGCTT GCAAACGATGAAAAAAAGGGGCAAGGAGGCCTTCATCACACTGAAAGAAGCCTTGAAATTCAA ACAAAACAGCTTGCATTTGTGGGAGAGATATAGCCTTGTTGCTGTCGAAATTGGCAATATCAGTCAG GCTCTGGAAGGTGTGCAGACGATGTTGGACATCagcaataataaaaaagtagatAGTGAGTTATTGGAAAGAATCACAGGGGAGGTGGAAAAGCGGGTTTTAGCATCTGTTGGCGGAAGATCACGTGAAACTGAACAATTATTGGTTTTACTCGGCAAAGTTTTACAACAG ATAGTTAAATATGGGAGTGGATTTGAATCTGATATCTGGGGCTTATATGCCAAATGGCACAAAATGAATGGAGATCTCATGATGAGCTCGGAGGCCCTCTTAAAGCAAGTTAGATCACTCCAG GGAAGTGATACGTGGAAGGACCAAGATCGGTtcaaaaaatttgcaaaatcgTCTTTGGATCTTTGCCAGGTATACATGGAcatgttttcatcttcttctggtAGTAGTAAACAACTGTCTACAGCTGAGCTGCACTTGAAGAATGTCATCAGACAG GCTCAGAGCTGCTTCTCCGATACACAAGAGTTCAGGGATCTTCAAGCTTGCTATGATGAAGTGAAAATCAAACTCCAATCCAACTCCATCAATGCCTAG
- the LOC114163983 gene encoding protein STRICTOSIDINE SYNTHASE-LIKE 4-like — protein sequence MASLVTLFSSFFLAVLVALTVQILFFSPIDPVLLDLKPSTTTRDNKLQNIIKLGDGHVKEPEDLCVDKEGTMYTATRDGWIKRMLRNGNWENWKYIGGDTLIGVTESKEGGIIVCDSDRGLLRVREDGISVLTSHANDGSEIRFADDAIEDWDGNVYFSIVSTKFDMHHWHLDFLEARPHGQLFKYTAQTNESALLLDNLAFANGVALSKDQDFLLICETWRYRCLRYWLKGENKGKTDIFVENLPGAPDNINLAPDGSFWIGLIQLNSERLEFMYNYKITKHLIASSPRLFNFVADLKRRARVVNVGTDGKIIRKLEDSNGKVINFVTSALEFEDNLYFGSLSSNFVGKLPLNAA from the exons ATGGCTTCCTTAGTAACACTGTTCTCAAGCTTCTTTCTAGCAGTTTTAGTGGCTCTCACAGTTCAAATCCTTTTCTTCTCACCCATTGATCCAGTTTTGCTTGATCTCAAACCTTCCACAACAACCAGAGACAACAAATTACAG AACATCATTAAACTTGGAGATGGACATGTGAAGGAACCAGAAGATCTTTGTGTGGATAAAGAAGGAACTATGTATACTGCTACTCGAGATGGTTGGATTAAAAGAATGCTCAGAAATGGAAATTGGGAGAATTGGAAGTATATCGGTGGTGATACCTTGATAGGAGTCACAGAATCTAAAGAAGGTGGTATCATTGTTTGCGACTCTGATAGG GGTTTGCTGAGGGTTAGAGAAGATGGTATCAGTGTTCTCACTTCACATGCTAACGATGGTTCTGAAATAAG GTTTGCAGATGATGCAATAGAAGACTGGGATGGGAATGTGTATTTCAGCATTGTGAGTACAAAATTTGATATGCATCATTGGCATTTGGATTTCTTAGAGGCAAGACCTCATGGACAACTTTTCAAGTACACTGCCCAAACCAATGAATCTGCTCTTCTTCTCGATAATCTTGCCTTTGCTAATGGAGTTGCACTCTCCAAGGACCAAGATTTTCTTTTGATCTGTGAAACTTGGAG ATATAGGTGTCTCAGGTATTGGttaaaaggagaaaacaaaGGCAAAACAGATATTTTCGTAGAAAACCTTCCCGGTGCACCTGATAATATCAATCTTGCTCCTGATGGATCCTTCTGGATCGGTTTGATTCAG TTGAATTCTGAAAGGCTGGAGTTTATGTACAACTACAAGATAACGAAGCACCTTATTGCTTCATCTCCAAGACTCTTTAACTTTGTGGCTGATCTGAAGAGAAGAGCAAGGGTGGTGAATGTGGGAACTGATGGCAAGATAATTAGAAAGTTGGAAGATAGTAATGGGAAGGTCATTAATTTTGTGACTTCAGCTTTGGAGTTTGAGGATAATCTTTACTTTGGTAGTCTTAGTTCCAATTTTGTTGGAAAATTACCACTGAATGCTGCGTAG
- the LOC114163982 gene encoding ATP-dependent DNA helicase Q-like 3: MQKKSTLPLSDANANRKKKEVRNKETLVKLLRWHFGYPDFRGMQLDAIQSVLAGKDCFCLMPTGGGKSMCYQIPALAKPGIVLVVSPLIALMENQVMALKEKGIAADFLSSTKTADARVKIHEDLDSGKPSTRLLYVTPELIATPGFMSKLTKIYTRGLLNLIAIDEAHCISSWGHDFRPSYRKLSSLRSHLPDVPILALTATAAPKVQKDVVESLRMQNPLILKSSFNRPNIYYEVRYKDLLDDAFADLSNTLKSLGDVCAIVYCLERSMCDDLSSNLSQSGISCAAYHAGLNNKMRTSVLDDWISSKIKVVVATVAFGMGIDRKDVRIVCHFNIPKSMEAFYQESGRAGRDQLPSRSLLYYGIDDRKRMEFILSKSGSKKSQASSSQEESSKISLIAFNQMVEYCEGSGCRRKRILESFGEQVAASLCGKTCDACRHPNIVARCLEDLKTVCALRHKSGSSRVFITSATAAINGEQLSEFWNRGEEASGSEEDISDSEDGNDVVNNLTRSKLQSRLGVNEKLAMLQRAEENFYRNNNSYKQNNKVDKNAISDPMRGSSRQRLQNALKQVHQRLDNKIEVDTSASFLEDECYKKYGKAGKSFYYSQVASTVRWLTTASSSELMNRLCAINASAEAEQSLTPAEQPFKPPPTLDPCAEDDTSNEYSGNARSETSPCIVPMESCSFNNTNLPQIPSFSEFVNSRKTKGDQLNDTKKHSRIEKRMRMQ, from the exons ATGCAGAAGAAGTCGACATTGCCACTGAGCGACGCGAATGCCAACAGAAAGAAGAAGGAAGTGCGGAACAAGGAAACGTTGGTGAAGCTTCTAAGATGGCATTTTGGGTACCCTGATTTTAGGGGCATGCAATTGGACGCTATTCAGTCGGTGCTTGCAG GAAAGGATTGTTTTTGTCTTATGCCAACTGGGGGAGGCAAGTCAATGTGTTATCAGATCCCTGCATTGGCAAAACCAGGAATTGTGCTCGTTGTATCTCCTTTAATAG CCTTAATG GAAAACCAAGTAATGGCACTGAAGGAGAAAGGGATTGCAGCAGATTTTCTCTCCTCAACAAAAACAGCGGATGCTAGAGTAAAG ATTCACGAGGACCTTGATTCTGGAAAACCTTCGACAAGGCTGCTATATGTGACTCCAGAGTTAATAGCAACACCAGGATTTATGTCAAAGCTGACAAAGATTTATACTAGGGGGCTGCTAAATCTTATTGCCATAGATGAG GCGCATTGCATCTCAAGTTGGGGTCATGATTTCAG ACCTAGCTACCGTAAGCTTTCATCTTTGAGAAGCCACCTACCAGATGTACCAATATTAGCTTTGACTGCTACTGCTGCACCAAA GGTTCAGAAGGATGTAGTTGAATCCTTGCGGATGCAAAATCCATTAATACTCAAGTCTTCATTTAATCgtccaaatatatattatgaag TTAGATACAAAGATCTATTGGATGATGCTTTTGCTGATTTATCTAATACACTCAAATCTCTGGGAGATGTCTGTGCAATAGTGTATTGCCTTGAACGTTCAATGTGTGATGACTTATCAAGTAATCTATCCCAAAGTGGCATTTCATGTGCTG CTTATCATGCAGGATTGAATAATAAAATGCGAACTTCGGTGTTAGATGATTGGATTTCTTCTAAGATAAAAGTTGTTGTTGCCACTGTGGCTTTTGG AATG GGCATTGATAGAAAGGATGTCAGAATTGTTTGCCATTTCAATATTCCCAAGTCAATGGAAGCATTCTATCAAGAGTCCGGCAGAGCTGGTCGTGATCAATTGCCATCTAGAAGTCTGTTGTACTATGGGATAGATGATCGCAAGAGAATG GAATTTATATTAAGTAAATCGGGGAGCAAGAAGTCACAGGCATCTAGTTCGCAAGAAGAATCATCCAAAATATCCCTGATTGCTTTCAATCAG ATGGTTGAATACTGTGAAGGATCTGGATGCCGCAGGAAAAGGATTCTTGAGAGTTTTGGGGAACAG GTAGCTGCATCACTATGTGGAAAAACATGTGATGCCTGCAGACATCCTAACATAGTTGCCAGATGTTTGGAGGATCTCAAAACTGTTTGTGCTCTACGCCATAAAAGTGGTTCATCTCGTGTTTTTATTACCAG tgCCACTGCCGCAATTAATGGAGAACAGTTATCTGAATTCTGGAATCGGGGAGAGGAAGCAAGTGGATCAGAGGAAGATATATCTGATTCAGAAG ATGGTAATGACGTTGTGAACAACCTAACCAGGTCAAAGCTTCAATCCAGATTGGGAGTAAATGAAAAGCTTGCTATGTTACAACGGGCAGAAGAAAACTTCTACAGAAATAATAACAGTTATAAACAG AACAACAAAGTTGACAAGAATGCTATCTCGGATCCAATGCGAGGATCAAGCAGGCAAAGGTTACAAAATGCTCTAAAACAGGTTCACCAACGGCTTGACAACAA GATTGAAGTGGATACGTCAGCATCTTTTCTTGAAGATGAATGCTACAAGAAATATGGGAAGGCTGGCAAATCATTCTATTATTCGCAAGTGGCAAGTACTGTAAGATGGCTGACGACTGCTAGCTCCAGCGAATTGATGAACCGACTTTGTGCAATTAATGCTTCTGCTGAAGCTGAACAGTCCCTTACGCCAGCTGAACAGCCCTTCAAACCGCCACCTACTTTGGATCCTTGTGCAGAAGATGATACCAGCAATGAATACTCTGGTAATGCTAGATCAGAAACTTCTCCGTGTATTGTGCCAATGGAAAGCTGTTCGTTTAATAATACCAACTTGCCACAAATACCATCCTTCTCTGAATTCGTAAATAGTAGGAAAACAAAAGGGGACCAGTTAAATGACACAAAGAAGCATTCAAGAATCGAAAAGAGGATGAGGATGCAGTAA